DNA sequence from the Orcinus orca chromosome 2, mOrcOrc1.1, whole genome shotgun sequence genome:
AGACAGTCTCCATGTAGGGAAGGAAGGCCACACTGTGGACAGACACACCGCCATGGGGAAGGGGCTCCCAGGAGAGGTTCCCTGTGCCGAGGAGAGGCCGATGCTCACCTGGCATTCACAGAGATCTCCCCCAGTGCAGCACAGGCGTCTTCCTTCTCATCGAAAAAGGCGTTTTCCACGCTGTACCTAGAGTAAGATGGGGAGGCAGCAGCAATCAGGCGCCAGTAGAAGCAGAGCTGGCCCTGGGCCCTTGTCCAAGCCAGGATCCCCCAGACCAGAACGGCAGCCTCCGCACCCTGAGACCTCTGagtcctcctcctcttctgagtCCTCCTCCACaaactcctcctcttcctccccgccGTGCTCGTCGTCAAACAGAAGGAAGGTGCTGCTTCCAGTGCACTGAGGCTGGAATGGGGAGGCACAGCAGGGACTTTGGCTCAGCTGGGCCCAGGAGAGATCCCATCCCAGGCCTGGCTGTCCCCACCTGGCCCAGCCCACCCTGTCTGCTCACCACAATGCCCTGGGTGGAACGCAGTGACAACAGCATGAGTGTGGTGATTCGTGGCAGGTGGGGAGCGAGGCTCTCACCCATCAGCCCCGATAAGGCTGCAAACAGGCTGTACCTGGCGGAGACAGACAGAAGCTGTATAGTCCTACCTGCTGTAGCCAGACAGGATGGGGGAGCCCGGGGAACCCAGGGTCCAGAACAAGAGGACTGGGGTCTGGGTGGGGTCGGGGTGAGGGCTCACTCACGTGCAGCGCCGCAAGTCAGGGTCGTCTACCTGGTCACACAAGCCCAGCCCCAGCTGGCAGCATTCCTCAGCCAGGGGCCTCATGGGCTCCCCTACTGCTCGCACCAGTACCCCAAGTGTCTCTGCAGAGGCAAGGGCTCGGTTAGCACCAGGATGAGGCACTAGGCCAGAGGTGTGCAGGGCCAAGGCCTGAGGGACCAGAGATAgctgggcgggggggtggggggggatccAGAAATCCCTTCTACTCCTGGGTAAGGTGCGAGCGCAGCTGCCCCGGGGCGATCTCGTGAACGACAGGTGAGCATCTGCCCTTCCCCAGCACTGGGAAGCTGGCCTAGGAGTGCCTCGCTCACCCAGGCTCTGGATCCGCACAGGCTGAAGGTCCTCATAGCCTGTCAACAGGAATTCCCGCAGGTGCTCCATGATGGTGGGGAAGTAGGGCAGTATGGAGGCCTGGGCAGCCGTGGCTACGGCACGGAAGGGCAGAATCAGAGCTGGAGAGTGAGCAGGGACCACCTGCCGCAGGCACCCGGAGTGAACCCATGCTCCCACCTCCTGCCTCCGACTCACCAATGGCTCCCAGGGCGCTCACAGCCAGCTCCTTGGCCCGGGAGCTGCTGGGGTTTCTCAGAGGCTGCAACATATACTCCATGAGCTCCGTAAGGTAGTGCTGCACTTCAGGCCCTGTGGGAAAGGGCACCCCTCTACCAACCAACCCAGGTCTCCTACCTGCCTCCAGGCCGACCCTCCCTGTGGCCCTGccacatccctctccccaccacggGCAGTGGTTCGGGGAGCTGCACCTCCTGCCCCCTTCAGCCAAAGCGAcagccccatcccctccctcacGCCCGCAAAGGGCATCGCCACCTAGGTTCTCCACGAAGTTCTCCAGGGCATAGCAGGCCTTGGCTAGGTGACGTGTGCACCCAGGAGGCACGGACTTCAGGTAGGCGAGGAGCAGTGGCATCACCTCCCCGGAATAGCTGCGAatgtggggctgggggaaggagaaaGACGGCCTGAGTCAGCTCAACTGCAAGGCACGCACCTAAGTACTGATGGCAGCAGGGATGCCTGAGGGATGGGGCTGAGGGGAAGCTGGTCTCTGGGACAGGTGGGGACTCTGAAACAGTGGCTGCCCACATCGGCCTTGCTGACCTGTAGGTTCTCTGAGAACTGGCCCAGGGCAAAGAGCGCAGCATTGCGCACAACCTGTGACGGATCCTCCAGGCTCCTGCACACAATCTGTAGCAGTGGGGACAGCAGTCTGGATGGGGCGGGACAAGAGGGTGGAGTCTGAGGGGCAGGACCTGAGATCCCTGGGCTGAGCCATTCTGCTGTTTCCCCTGGGAAAACCAAGGCTTTTTGTCACCAGATGGTGAGCACCACCCGCTGACCCTGACAGCTGGGGTATCTTCCAAACCAGAACACTTGAATGTGGGAGCAGACACTATTGATGACTAGGCTCAAAGGACAAGCGGAGACCACGACTGCCGTGGGCAGTGTGGTCCTCCTCCCCATGGCCCACCCTAACTCCGAGACAGGGGAACAAATACCTCTGCCTGATGTGGTCCCCGGCTCCATCAGAGAGCACTGCCAGCACGAGGAGCCCAGCCTTGCGCTGGTATGGGCTCTGGCTCCGCAAAGCCTCTTCCAGCATGGGCATCTAGGGGAGCAGATGGCACTCTCCTGAAACCCCAGCACGAGCCTGCCTGTTCCTGTGGCAATAGGCCTTCCACACCTACCAGGGCCCAAACATCCTCAAGCTCGGGAGACTAGGCAAACCCAGGGGTAGGAGCACTGCAAGGACAAAGCCACACTTACCAGCAGGGGACAGAGCTTCTCAGGGGGCAAATAGAGTGCCAGCATGTCCACGACCTGGAAAAGGACAGGTAGACTTTGCTGGACTCCATCTCTGCCCCCCAACCTCCCCCAACGACCTAACACCCCTGCCCCCGGCCCCTGTCCCACATCCCACCTGAATGGCAAAGTGCTTGGGCGTCTCCCCCACCAGTCCAACATCCAGCTCTTCCTCCTCTGAATCCTGATCCTCAGGATCCAGCTGACCCAGGGTGGGCTCGGCAGCCATGATGGGGAAAAGGGTGTGCAGCAAGGGTGGTAGGAGGCGATTCTTCAGTAACGCCTTAAAAGGGAGAATGGAACGGTGTCCCTGAGAATCTGTTCCCAAGACGGACTCACATTAGAAATTCCAGCCTTCCAGGCCACAGGGGGTCCAGGAGGAGATTCCCAATCTCCCAGCCAAGAGCTGGGCTGAGTCCAGACCCAGCCTGGAACATCTTAGCTATGGTACTTTACATAACCCCAGATAGACAGAAAGCTCCAAGAGTGAAATGAAGAAGAAGATAGAGATGGGGTGATGTGTGTCAGAAGGCACTCACCTTGCTCTTGACTTTGACCAAGAAAGTGAGACAGCAGAGAATACGCACACGTATTGCATCACCTAGGGCCACGTTTCTAGCCACCTGCCCAGAGACCAATTCGAATCAGAAACGGGCAAGGAAACTCCCAGCAGAACAAGCAGCAGGGACAGTGCCGACCCCAGGCTCACCTCCAGGCAGAATGTGAGGACCTCTGAGAGGTGGGAGGTGATGATGGGCAACTCTGACTCCAGCAATTCATCCAGGGCCTCCAAGGCCTCACAGGCCTTTGCCTGCCAGACAGAGAAGTCTCGGGGTTACTATGCTCTTCTTCAGTGGACCAGGCTGAATGCTCCTGCACCCTCCTTCCAACCGAGCCCCTACCCGAATGTCCTCACCTCGTCTACAGGGATCAGAGTCTGCACAGCCACGATGAGCTTGGGCACCAACATTCGCACGAGAGGCTGGAGGACACAAGATGAGCTAAATCACAGAAAGCACGATGTAGCCTTATCTCCAGCCCCAGAAGCTAGCAGCTTCCTCGAAGCCCGCACATAGGAGGAGCCTAGGCACAGCCACCCACAGGATCCCCTCTCAACTGTTAGGCAGgacaaaaagcagagaaagaatcTTAAGTAGCTCTGCATCCCGCAAGAGTGAGGAAACGAAAGCCCGAGGGTAGGGGGCCAGGGAAGGTGAAGGCCCACATCTCACCACATCATCAGTGCCAAGGTAAGGGGCCATGGTGGTCAGAGTGCGCAGGGAATAGAAGAGGAGCCCAGGagagcccacatcaccaagggtctcattcagaagCCGAAGAAGCTCCCGGTGGTGGGGTCGGAAGGCCTCAGGCCGGGAGGTCACCACCACACTTAGCAGCAAAAGCCCCATCTGCCCAGGAAGAGGGGTTGAGAGGGAAAAGCTTACATGGTCTATCCAGCCTCTGGGTCCTTTCCTCCCACCAACCATGTGATAGTACCTCTCTCTCGGGGACGTGGAGGCTGCGGATACTGTGCTGAAGAAGCTGCATGAGCTGAGGCCAGGCCTCCAGACCTTCTTTTCGAAAAACAGTAGCTGAGAGCTGGGCCAGGCTAAGACTCACAGAATGCCTGCAAACAGGAGAGATTCCCCACCCCCAATCACCCTCCAGTACCCTTCCCTGTACGCGATGGCCCTGCCTCCACGGAGTGGCCAGGAGAGAAACCTCCAGGTGTGCGCACAGGGCCTCTGCCAAGTTGGGACACAGAAAACGTCTCAGAGGGACACTAGCAGCACAGTAGGCGTGCTGTCTGGTGAGGGTGACCTCACTCATGCTGAATTTCAGTTCTGTTCTTCCGACTCGGCTTTGGCAGACCATCACAGCCCGCGCTCAAGAACTTTCGTCTTTAATACAGCTTGAGAGTCGTTCCTCCACCCCTGGTCTAAAACCTAAGTCCCTGCCCCCCAAAAGCCAGCCTGGAGctgaaaaagaaggcagaaaccCTGAGAAGCTCTCAGCCTAGAATCAGTTAGGGCCCTGAGAGGAGGCAGATAGGTActtactctgtctctctctgaagGACCGTCAGGATCAGAGACTTGATGCTAGAACACAGGTGGCAAGTATTTGGCACCCAAGAACCGCCTCAGCCCGGCCCGCCCCACCCCTGGCCCAACCCACCTCTCCCGTTGCTCGGCCGCCAGCCGTCGCCAGCCGGTGCTCAGTCGTCTGCGGGTCAGTACGGCCGCGAACTGGCGGATCTGGGACGAGGAAGCAGGCACGTGAGGGCCCGGGCAGGAAGGTGCTGACCGGGTCGCCGAGGGCAGGAGCTGGGGCTTGACATGTGGCGTACTATAGGAAACTCCGCAGGAAGCGGCAGGAACCTTACCTGAGGGTCGCCCGCTGAGGCCAGCAGTTCGCAGAGCGCGGGCAGGGAGGCGGGGTCCCTAAGAGCGGTCTGGAGTTGCTCGGTGGCCTGGGGAGAGCCTGGGGTCAGAGTTGGGCCGTTCCCGCAACGCCTCCGCTGGCCCTGGCCCGGTCCCACCGGCCCCATACCCGGCGGATGCGCTCGGTGTCCGGCAGCAGCAGCTCCcggaggatctgttccaggccgaCGGGCTCCATGGCAGCAGGGGAGCCGCCGCTGCTGGGCCggaggtgggggagaggcagcacgtggaGGCCCCGAAACCCGCTTCCGGCGGAAAGGGCGTTGCTCCGCGCCCCTCCCGTCACCAGGGTGATTCAACTCGCTTCGCGCAGAGCTCGGGCTCCGCCACTTCCGTTGGGCGGAGCGCCAGCTGAGCCGCGGAAACAGGGCCCTGGTAATGAAGGTTCCGCTAGCCGACAGTTCCTCAGCTCCGTGAAGAATTCGAGTTCCGAGTTCCGTGCATTTCGCGGCCGACCCGCCTTCCTAGGGGACAGTGCCCTTAACGGCAGGGCACGAGTTCCTATATCCAGACCAAACCCTCCAACTACAGGAccctttttcttaataaattttattttggtattgtaaaaagaaaaatcaggaccAAAAAAGGCAACTTAAAAAGTTCAAATATATACTCCTTATATAATAGAGGCTTATAATTTCCGGGACCTCTCTGGAGAAGGGAGGCCCAAAGGGCAAAGGGGAAGGCAACAAAACCATCACACAACTCAGTCACTCAATCAGAAGAGATGTTGGTAAGAGATCAGTAGGGcatgaagaaagggaaagaagagtgATAGTTTTGCCACCCAAAACTCAGTCCATCTTGAGGTTAACATAGATATAACGGATGAActttagggaagaaaaaaaggagatggTGCCCAGCATGAGGAAGAAGACATATCCAGTGAGTAAGGAGTAGCCAAAGAACTCTACTGTCTGTACCACCCCTGACATGTTGGAGCGCCGGGCATAGTAGAAAACTGAGTAGAAGAAGATGAAGAGGCCAGTGGAGCCAACACTCAGCACAGATCGCCACCACCAACGGTAATCCTCCCCAGACAACTGGAAGTAGGTGAGTGCGATGGAGATGCAAGCCCCCACGCTCAGCAGGATGGCGAAGACGAAGAAGAGGATGCCGTACAAAGTGTACTGCTCCCGACCCCAGACTGTGGCAAAGATGTAGTACAGCTCCACAGAGATGGCACTGTGAAGAGAAGAGACGATACACAGCATTAAAGGGCTGTGCACTGCCAGCACAGTGGCCAGGCCAAACTCCAGCCACCACCCCTCCACGTTACTGGGCCACTGTGGAAAGTGGGCCCTCTCTACTCCCTGCACTGGAGTTCCTGGCTTGATGGGGATTCTTCCACCTATGATTAGCTGCTCTCATTTCAAGAACATCTTCTTTGGTAGGTTGAGAGCAGGGATCTTGTCTGGTCTATTTTCCACTGTATTTGTCTGGCACTAAAAGGTACTCGACAAATTGGATGAGTAATCAAATGGGTTTTAAGCCCCACGTGGTGTCGCCAAAGTCAGAAACTAGGAAGACAGTGAAAGGAGCAATGTCTCTGGAGAGCTTCACAAGTGAGACACCCTCATATTTGAACTGATTCAAGCTCAGTCCTGGTTGGAGAAAGGAGGAACCATTTAGTGATCTCTTAATGGTACAGCTGAACCAGGGATTATCAGCGACAATGGGTTACGGTACAGGGTGAGTACGGAAGGGGAAAGTTAAGGTCAGGATCCTGAGAGTGATGGCCATGGAATAAAGGGAGGATACCTGAAAGGCAGGAAGCCTCCAACAGTCATGTGGACGAGAGAAGACTTGtaccagggctggggtgggattTCCCGAGCTATGTTCTTGGTGCGACAAGGTGCATCAAAGGGGCTAGCGTTGTTCTTCCCGAAGATACCTCCAATGACAGTGAGGGGAAAGCCCACCAGCAGCCAAACCGTCAGAAGCAGCAGGATGGTGGTGGCTGGCAGAGCCTGTGTTGAACCATTGGCCCAATGCACGGAGTTCACCACACTCCACGTCAGGAAGAAAGGCACTGCAGGGATGGGCCCCAGAGGGAGAGTTAGCACTAGGAGCTACATCCCTGGGAGCACCCAATCAGACTGGACCTAAAGGGGTGAGGAGTGAAACATCCCGCTCCCAGGCTGACTCCACCCTTTCATGTCTTGTTGTTCTTTGTTCCTTAGCTTACCAACACTCCCTCCCCTACCCATTATCATTAAGGATCTAGGCAAGCCCGTTACATTATGATCTAAGAGTGACACAAATCCACCTGCCTCCAAGGGCCTGTCCTGCTGTGGCACTGGTGATTCCTAGTATGAGACATTCCTTTGAATTAAGGCTCTGTTTTCAGAAAGCCCTGGTTCAAATGTAAATGTGGTAGAACAGAAATCAGATACTTAACAGTTGGAAACACAAGAGGTTCAGAATGCAAACTACTACTGCCTTTGAAAGGACAAGCTGGCTTGAAAGGCTAGAGTGGGGAGGCccactttcaaaattaaaaaagcttggggggcttccctggtggcgcagtggttgagagtccgcctgccaacgcaggggacacgggttcgtgccccggtccgggaggatcccacatgccgcggagcagctgggcctgtgagccatggccgctgagcctgcgcgtccggagcctgtgctccgcaacgggagaggccacagcagtgagaggcccgcgtaccgcaaaaaaaaaaacaaaaaacttggggatggacttccctggtggtccagtggttaagacaccgcgcctccaatgcagggggcgcaggttcgatccctgatcagggaagtgggatcccacatgccgtgcagcgtggccaaaaaaaaaaacttgggggGAAAGAAAGGGAGTCTCAAAAGATAAATTCAAGAGTGTTATTTCAGTGTAATGGTTGAGAATACAGGCTCTAGAGTTTGACTGCCTAGGTCTGAAACCTGATTCTCTGCTTTTTAGGAGTACAATCtcaggcaagttacctaaccagCCTGaagttcaatttcctcatctgtaaaatggggacaatattaCCTACTTCATGAAGTcagtgtgagaattaaatgagatgaaggCATGTCAAGTGCTTATCACGTTGCCTAAAACATTTCAAGGGCTTAATATTTaactatgcaaaaaaaaaaagaaatgcactttTTGTCTTTTGAATGGTTTCCTTAGTGTTTCTTTTACCTATTTTCAGTCCCTTGAAAGCCCTACTCTGACTCTATCTCAGGTTCCATGATGTGTTCTAAGTTCCTAAACTGGCCCACCACGGAAAGGGCAGTCCTCACCAGAGAAGAGACTGGTGGTGAGAATGATGTTCCACACCCAACGCTCGCCTCCAATCTGCCGGTAGAAGTGGCTGGACACATAGCCAGAGATGCAGCAAGTCAGGGCATACAACAAGATGGCTGCTGAGTTAATAGCCCCGTGACGGTGCACATTGAACATGCCCAGCAGCGCCATGACAATAATGCCTGCAGCATGGTAGTGGAAAGCCTGTGTTAGGTCTCACCTATCCCTCTTCTGGCAATTTCATAGAAATCAGCCAGCCCCCTTTCTCCCAGACCCAGGGCTTCCATCAAAACAATATCCCCCAGTTCTGTTGTCCAGAAAACCCACAACAGAATATACACATCCTTGCTAGAGCCATTCCACCCCTTAGGTCTGCCCCTCACCTTGGACAGAAGAGAAGATCTGTAGATCTTTTTCTGAACAAACTACCTACTTAGTTCTACCCCTTGAGAGAAATCCctaattaatttttatcaccTTACCAGTGCCAAGGGCCAGGAACTGGGCACCCACACCAAGCACAGCACAGAGCAGACCACGGTATGGAGGGAAGCGGAAGACATCTGTATGGATAATTTTCCAGCCATTGTCACCTTGGTCAAAGTCATCACCAGAACCTCCAGAGGTTGTCTCTTCATCCAAGTTGTACCGAGCCAGGTCATTTCGAAGCACACGCATGAGAATGACAGCCACAAAACCCACCAGTAAAAACACAAGCACCATGGAATTAATGATGGACAACCAATGGATTTCCAGTGTTCGGGGAAAGAAACCACCATCGTCACCACGGCGCCTGTCACTCCGACGCTCGACTGAAGTCTCAGACCAGCGCACACTGTAGGTGTGGGTGAGGCCTAGGAACTCATCCGGTCGTAACCCATCTAAACTGTGGGGCTTGACGTCCCGCACTGAGACATTGGCAAATATAATTCGATCTCCGTGGAATTCTAGGTGGAAGTCCAAATGGGTCCAGAGTCCTATCTTGTGGCTGTGAGGCAGGAAGCCACTCTCCTCCATGTAGCCCACAAAGCCACGGATTGGCAAGTCGTCCACCACAAATTCAAAGTAGTATAGTTCCTCAATGGCCTGGCGCAGCTGTTCCACCTAAAAAGAGCAAGTTAGGAGTCAGACAAGGCCTCCCCAGGCATTGTATTAGAGCAGGGTTTCAACTTCAGCACTaatgatatgtttttttttttaattaattattttatttatttatttttggctgcactgggtcttcgttgctgtgcgcagcctttctctagttgcggagagcaggggctactcttcgttgtggtgcgtgggcttctcattgcggtggcttctcttgtggagcatgggctctaggtgcacgggcttcagtagttgtggcccgtgggctcagtagttgtggcacacgggcttagttgctctgcggcttgtgggatcttcctggaccagggctcaaacccgtatcccctgcattggcaggcggattctcaaccatgcgccaccagggcagccccactAATGACATTTTGAGCTGGAAAATGCTTTGTTGTAGGGGGCTGCCCTATGAATTGTAAGATGCTCCGTccctggctgcttctcactagatGTCAGCAGCGTTCCCCAGTagtgacaatcaaaaatatcttcagaggacatccctggtggcacagtggttaagaatccgcctgccaatgcaggggacatgggtttgagccctggtctgggaagatcccacatgccgcggagcaactaagcccgtgtgccacaactactgaagcccgcgcgcctagagcccatgctccgcaacaagagaagccaccgcaatgagaggcccgtgcactgcaacgaagacccaacacagccaaacataaataaattagttaattaaaaataaaaagtctttagacattgccagatgtctcTTGAGAGACAAAAGCcccctgttgagaaccactgggtagACCCTAGTATTATGTTGGGATTCTCTGAAATGAGCAAGTATGACTCGACAGGATGAAGGCCtaggaggagagggaggtgtaGGAAGGTCTGCAGTAGACTAAGGAAAAGTGCCCTAAGATAGGAATTGCTGAAGAAAAAAGCATGATAGGGAAAATTAGGCAGCATGTAAAGGAGCCAATTAAAAAAGCCAAGAGGTAGGGATGGCAAAAAATGACTACATAGGTGTGATAGTTGGGACCTTATTACCTACAGAGAAGCTTCGAGTCAGGAGCCCTGGGCTCTAATGTCAACTCTGCAATCCACTATCCATGTAGTCTTGAAGAAGTTACTTCTGAACAAGTATGTTTCTTCATCAACCAAATGCAAATGATAAATACTACCCTCCCTGCCTGCCACATGAGGTTGTAGTTAGAATCAAATCAGATCATTTCCATAAAGGTGCTTTGAAAACCATAAACCTAAGACACTATTATTaggccctgggagggagggcTAAGTTCTAGTCAGTGTGGAGAGGCTGACCTGTGCGGAACTGAGCTGCATGTGGCACAGAATTCTCTTCTCCACATTCTCCCGAAAGCGGATCTCGTACAAAGACTCAGCCATCCGGTCCCCATCCAGCACTTCACCCAGGCTAAGGCTTTTGTGGCGTATCTTCTCAGGACAGCAGACTGGAAGCTGATAGTAGTGGTAAGTCTCCTGAGGGTTATGGTAAGGTCCCACTTTGTTGACATAGAGAATGACGGGGTCGCCGGCCTTGTAGTGTGTCACACCTTCCACCCCTGGATCTCGACCTGTgcccagcaacagcagcagcaggagtgGCAACCACCGGCAGCTCCAACTTCCAGGGTGGCCTAGGACTGTCATCCTTAAGGCAGCGGAACCTGTTTGGGGTAGTCCTGCAGTTATGGGAACCAGGGATCGAATGACTCCCCAGGTCAGGTTCTTTGAACTGAAGCCAATGGCTCCAATTCCTCCCCTTGGCCTTTCCGACCCTCCCTCAGGAGGCCACTTCCCCACCGCCACACCACACCATGTCCCTCTAGCTCGAACACTGGCCTCCACCTCTGCTATGTAGTCCTCCCAACCTGGGGTCCCCCCCTCCGGCAGCCCGCCTGCCCGGGACCTCCCCGCGCGCCCCAGCCCGTTTCCATGGCAACGCCACGCGGCCCCGCACGTCCGGCACCTTCCCGCCGCAGCCCCGGGGTGCTCTCCGCGCGGGAAGGGCTGGCCGAGGCGGCGCCAGCGGCCTCTGCTGCCCTGCAGCCGCCCTCGCGCTCCTGCCGGGGTCTCCCCCAGAGCGGCGCGCTAGCAGGGGGCCTGGAGAGGACTTGACAACCGACCTCCACGGGGCTGGCCGCTGCGGTGCCTGATCGCAGCGGCTGCGGCCGCACCGCAAAATATCGCGCCCGGCTCACTTCAGTGCTTCCTTGGGGAACCTTTCTACGGCTGGAGGCCCGGCCCAGCTCTGGAGACCCCGCGAGTCTCGGGCTAGCCCGTCGCCCGGCaaggagcggggtggggggcccTCCCGGCGGCCTGAGGGCAGCTCAGGACACGTCAGTCTTCCCTCTTCCGCCTTCACCCGAGGGGACCTCAGCCCGGCGGAAAGCTCCTTTCCTGGAGCTTGGAGGGGGCCACTCCCCCCAGGCCGAGGCCGCTCCAAAGCTCCCAGGTTTCTCCAGTGGGGGTTGCGGTTGAGACCTGGCTACGAGGACACAAACGCCCTTTTTGGATAAGCGTTGCCGCGGGTCCGGCCGCCTATCCCTGGGAAGGTTTGGGTTGGGCGTCCAAGAGCAGTGCCCGCTGCTCGCGCCCAGTGACTGCCCGGGACGCGGAGCCCGGGCGGCGGCTGCTCCCACACCTAGCGGAGGCCGAAGCGCTTGCCGGCTGAACCAATGGGACTCGCCACCGACTGCTGAGGCCGAGCCCCGAGAGGTGGCTCAAGGTCCTCAACCCGGGCGGGGGTGAGGCTTTGGGCGTCGCTGTCGTACGACAGCAGAGGACACAGCCCATACGAGCGTCCTAGAATCGGATCTCACCTCACTGCTGCTCTGCCATCCGTCCTGAATGGCCTCTCGCCAAAAACCAAATGCcgtaaataaaaatatcttaccGAGACTGTACTGGAGGCCTCCCTGACCGTATAGCGACCGTCCCGTGTCCGACGATAGGCAAGCCTGGGCCAGGTTTGGTGCAGAGGCACGCAAAGAGATCGGGTAGTTGCTCTTTTACCCCGTGAACTGGGCCGCCTGACGCTTGTTGTTAATTGCAGGTAAAGAACCTTGACATGCTTGCTTCGGTCtctatgtttttattctttatttatctcTGTATATGTGTTTGAGCATCTCTTAATTTTGTATTGCAGATTATTCTGGAAAAGTTTATCCTGTCAAGGGATCTGCCATTAGGGAAATTCCTCTGGAGATCAGACCCAGGGGCCATGACTTCGTTTTGGCCACCTGGGAACAACTTAAGGTTTCCTTTCCTCGCGTAAAGAAAGTGGAAAATCTCAAGCGGTTTCTGGCTTGAAAAGCCCTTCATTTACTCACTTCTGCCCTCTCTgacccagccctcctccccgcAGGAGGATCCAGGAAGTAGGGGGTTGAGTTTTTTAGACAATCAATTAATTTTGTAATTAGAAAAGTAATTTAGAGTGGCTTTTTTAAGTGATAACCCCCTGGTCTCTAAACCTGGGCCTCCTTCACAATTAACAGCCGCCCCCATAAGATCAGTGCCACCAAGCCTCCTCTGCTTTTCTCTCGAATTATCTTCCAAATTGCCCTTCATGCTGCCTTGGTTCAGGCCCCATCCCCTCACCTAAATTATCATGACAGCCACCTTGCTAGTCTCTTGGTCATCTCTCCCCTTGGATCCATTTTCCATACTGCTGCTGcaaggattttttctttctttagtcttAAAGATGTCCTATTTCCTGCAACAGtggttcttttcttaaaaaaaatttttttttaatattttatttatttatctatttatttttggctgagttgggtcttttgttgctgtgcgctggccctctccagttgtggcgagcgggggccactctttgttgtggtgcgtgggcttctcattgtggcggcttcctttggtgcggagcataggctccaggtgcgcgggcttcagtagttgtggcacgtgggctctacagcgcaggctcagcagctgtggcgc
Encoded proteins:
- the IPO4 gene encoding importin-4 isoform X4, which codes for MEPVGLEQILRELLLPDTERIRRATEQLQTALRDPASLPALCELLASAGDPQIRQFAAVLTRRRLSTGWRRLAAEQRESIKSLILTVLQRETEHSVSLSLAQLSATVFRKEGLEAWPQLMQLLQHSIRSLHVPEREMGLLLLSVVVTSRPEAFRPHHRELLRLLNETLGDVGSPGLLFYSLRTLTTMAPYLGTDDVPLVRMLVPKLIVAVQTLIPVDEAKACEALEALDELLESELPIITSHLSEVLTFCLEVARNVALGDAIRVRILCCLTFLVKVKSKALLKNRLLPPLLHTLFPIMAAEPTLGQLDPEDQDSEEEELDVGLVGETPKHFAIQVVDMLALYLPPEKLCPLLMPMLEEALRSQSPYQRKAGLLVLAVLSDGAGDHIRQRLLSPLLQIVCRSLEDPSQVVRNAALFALGQFSENLQPHIRSYSGEVMPLLLAYLKSVPPGCTRHLAKACYALENFVENLGPEVQHYLTELMEYMLQPLRNPSSSRAKELAVSALGAIATAAQASILPYFPTIMEHLREFLLTGYEDLQPVRIQSLETLGVLVRAVGEPMRPLAEECCQLGLGLCDQVDDPDLRRCTYSLFAALSGLMGESLAPHLPRITTLMLLSLRSTQGIVPQCTGSSTFLLFDDEHGGEEEEEFVEEDSEEEEDSEVSGYSVENAFFDEKEDACAALGEISVNASVAFLPYMETVFEEVFTLLECPHLSVRKAAHEALGQFCCALHKACQSCPSEPNTAALQAALARVVPSYVRAVNGERERQVVMAVLAALTAVLRGSGSLALQPPGRLAEICHALKGVLQRKTACQDADQEEDEDQPSGRPPAAVEECGGRRPQSLTWPCRLNTTPCCWSMLARPSPPWPLRPGEMPLPPSLPASCHYCCARRNRAAQWQRSPLRWGRWQSPFRAWVPPRPSLCPGCSPCC
- the IPO4 gene encoding importin-4 isoform X3; the encoded protein is MEPVGLEQILRELLLPDTERIRRATEQLQTALRDPASLPALCELLASAGDPQIRQFAAVLTRRRLSTGWRRLAAEQRESIKSLILTVLQRETEHSVSLSLAQLSATVFRKEGLEAWPQLMQLLQHSIRSLHVPEREPLVRMLVPKLIVAVQTLIPVDEAKACEALEALDELLESELPIITSHLSEVLTFCLEVARNVALGDAIRVRILCCLTFLVKVKSKALLKNRLLPPLLHTLFPIMAAEPTLGQLDPEDQDSEEEELDVGLVGETPKHFAIQVVDMLALYLPPEKLCPLLMPMLEEALRSQSPYQRKAGLLVLAVLSDGAGDHIRQRLLSPLLQIVCRSLEDPSQVVRNAALFALGQFSENLQPHIRSYSGEVMPLLLAYLKSVPPGCTRHLAKACYALENFVENLGPEVQHYLTELMEYMLQPLRNPSSSRAKELAVSALGAIATAAQASILPYFPTIMEHLREFLLTGYEDLQPVRIQSLETLGVLVRAVGEPMRPLAEECCQLGLGLCDQVDDPDLRRCTYSLFAALSGLMGESLAPHLPRITTLMLLSLRSTQGIVPQCTGSSTFLLFDDEHGGEEEEEFVEEDSEEEEDSEVSGYSVENAFFDEKEDACAALGEISVNASVAFLPYMETVFEEVFTLLECPHLSVRKAAHEALGQFCCALHKACQSCPSEPNTAALQAALARVVPSYVRAVNGERERQVVMAVLAALTAVLRGSGSLALQPPGRLAEICHALKGVLQRKTACQDADQEEDEDQAEYDAMLLEHAGEAIPALAAAAGGDAFAPFFAGFLPLLLCKTKQGCTVAEKSFAVGTLAESIQGLGATSAQFVSRLLPVLLSTAREADPEVRSNAVFGLGVLAEHGGRPAQEHFPKLLGLLLPLLARERHDRVHDNICGALARLLMASPTRKPEPQVLAALLHALPLKEDLEEWVTLGHLFSFLYQSSPDQVVDVAPELLRICSLILAENKVPPDTKASLLLLLTFLAKQHADSFRSALGSLPGNKAQELQAILGLT